In a genomic window of Silurus meridionalis isolate SWU-2019-XX chromosome 27, ASM1480568v1, whole genome shotgun sequence:
- the erlin2 gene encoding erlin-2 isoform X1 — MTAGVVLSVILAIGGAALFSSVHIVEEGHTAVYYRGGALLTATSGPGFHLMLPFITTYKPVQTTLQTDEVKNVPCGTSGGVMIYFDQIEVVNYLIPLAVYGIVRNYTVDYDKALIFNKVHHELNQFCSVHSLQEVYIGLFDQIDENLKLTLQEELTHLAPGLIIQAVRMTKPNIPESIRRNYELMETERTKLLIAAQTQKVVEKEAETERKRALIEAEKFAQVSKIKFEQKVMEKETEKKISEIEDSAFWLVRKPEQMQIFTRLRRQLKRIRRS; from the exons ATGACAGCAGGGGTCGTATTGTCAGTGATCTTGGCCATCGGAGGCGCAGCACTATTTTCCTCTGTTCACATAGTGGAGGAAGGACACACAGCGGTTTATTACAG AGGTGGAGCTCTTCTGACGGCCACCAGTGGCCCGGGGTTTCACCTCATGCTGCCCTTCATTACCACCTACAAGCCCGTACAG ACCACACTTCAGACAGATGAAGTGAAAAACGTTCCATGCGGCACAAG CGGTGGTGTGATGATCTACTTCGATCAAATAGAAGTGGTGAACTACCTCATACCCTTAGCTG TGTATGGAATTGTGAGGAACTACACTGTGGACTATGACAAGGCTCTGATCTTTAATAAAGTGCACCATGAGCTCAACCAGTTCTGCAGCGTCCACTCACTCCAGGAGGTCTACATCGGCCTGTTCG atcAGATTGATGAGAATCTGAAGCTCACCCTGCAGGAGGAACTCACACACCTTGCTCCTGGTCTCATCATACAG GCTGTTCGCATGACCAAACCCAACATACCCGAGTCCATCCGTAGAAACTATGAGCTCAT ggaaacTGAGCGAACCAAGCTGCTGATCGCTGCTCAGACTCAGAAGGTGGTGGAGAAGGAGGCGGAGACTGAGAGGAAACGAGCTCTGATTG agGCCGAGAAGTTCGCTCAAGTGTCCAAAATCAAATTTGAACAGAAGGTGATGGAGAAGGAAACGGAGAAAAAGATCTCAGAAATTGAGG aCAGCGCATTTTGGCTCGTCAGAAAGCCAGAGCAGATGCAGATTTTTACACGGCTCAGAAGGCAGCTGAAGCGAATAAG AAGAAGCTGA
- the erlin2 gene encoding erlin-2 isoform X2 has protein sequence MTAGVVLSVILAIGGAALFSSVHIVEEGHTAVYYRGGALLTATSGPGFHLMLPFITTYKPVQTTLQTDEVKNVPCGTSGGVMIYFDQIEVVNYLIPLAVYGIVRNYTVDYDKALIFNKVHHELNQFCSVHSLQEVYIGLFDQIDENLKLTLQEELTHLAPGLIIQAVRMTKPNIPESIRRNYELMETERTKLLIAAQTQKVVEKEAETERKRALIEAEKFAQVSKIKFEQKVMEKETEKKISEIEDSRILARQKARADADFYTAQKAAEANKKKLTPEYLQMMRHKAIAANSKIYFGSEIPRMFLDSRSTSNPTELLSEDVLNTD, from the exons ATGACAGCAGGGGTCGTATTGTCAGTGATCTTGGCCATCGGAGGCGCAGCACTATTTTCCTCTGTTCACATAGTGGAGGAAGGACACACAGCGGTTTATTACAG AGGTGGAGCTCTTCTGACGGCCACCAGTGGCCCGGGGTTTCACCTCATGCTGCCCTTCATTACCACCTACAAGCCCGTACAG ACCACACTTCAGACAGATGAAGTGAAAAACGTTCCATGCGGCACAAG CGGTGGTGTGATGATCTACTTCGATCAAATAGAAGTGGTGAACTACCTCATACCCTTAGCTG TGTATGGAATTGTGAGGAACTACACTGTGGACTATGACAAGGCTCTGATCTTTAATAAAGTGCACCATGAGCTCAACCAGTTCTGCAGCGTCCACTCACTCCAGGAGGTCTACATCGGCCTGTTCG atcAGATTGATGAGAATCTGAAGCTCACCCTGCAGGAGGAACTCACACACCTTGCTCCTGGTCTCATCATACAG GCTGTTCGCATGACCAAACCCAACATACCCGAGTCCATCCGTAGAAACTATGAGCTCAT ggaaacTGAGCGAACCAAGCTGCTGATCGCTGCTCAGACTCAGAAGGTGGTGGAGAAGGAGGCGGAGACTGAGAGGAAACGAGCTCTGATTG agGCCGAGAAGTTCGCTCAAGTGTCCAAAATCAAATTTGAACAGAAGGTGATGGAGAAGGAAACGGAGAAAAAGATCTCAGAAATTGAGG acagt CGCATTTTGGCTCGTCAGAAAGCCAGAGCAGATGCAGATTTTTACACGGCTCAGAAGGCAGCTGAAGCGAATAAG AAGAAGCTGACTCCTGAGTACCTGCAGATGATGAGGCACAAAGCCATAGCAGCTAACAGTAAGATCTACTTTGGCAGCGAGATCCCTCGCATGTTCCTCGACTCCAGGAGTACGTCCAATCCCACCGAGCTTCTCTCCGAGGACGTCCTGAACACGGACTGA